AAGGTGCAGATCCGGACTCGGGAGTTGTAATATTTTTCAAGCTTTGATTTGTACTTGGCTTCATTGATTGCAGCCAGCTCCCTtcgttcttctaggaggtccaggtcgatcctcctttcttcttcgttattgatcagattcatggagagcattcttgGAGATGGAAGCCCGATTTCTGCTGGGATCACAGCTTCGGACCCATAGACCAAGCTGAAGGGTGTTTCTCCATTGCTTGTTTTGggcattgttctatgggcccaTAATATGCTTGGTAGCTCGTCGACCCACCCTCGTCTTTTTTCACCGAGCCTTGCTTTGATGCCATCGACGATGCTCTTGTTGACCGCTTCAacttgaccattcccttgcggatgtgcGACCGACGAGAAGGTGTGTTCGATGTTTAGTTccttgaaccatcgttcgagatCATCTGCTGCAAAGTTTGTACCATTGTCGGTGATGATTCGGAGTGGCAGGCCGAAacggcatatgatttgttcccagATAAATCGTTTAACGACTGCCGACGTGGTTGACGCAAGTGCttttgcttctacccacttggtgaagtaatcgaccgcGACGATGATAAACTTGACTGCCCCCGGAGCTTCTGGGAAGGGGCccaccatgtctatgccccattgctgaaagggccatgcggttgttacAGGCACCAACTCGTTTTTTGGACGCATGGTTTTTGGTGCATGCCGTTGGCAGCCGCTGCATTTCCTTAATTCTTTTACGGCATCGAGGTGCAttccgggccagtagtacccggcGTTCATTACtttagccactaccatgcgtggcccGGCGTGGATGCCGCAGATGCCCTCATGTACTTCCCGGATCAGATAATTTGCGTCGTCGGCGTCAACACATCTCAGCAGAGGACCGAGATATGACTTTCGGTACAATATCCCATCCGCCATTTGATAATGTTCTGATTTATACTGGATTTTCCGTGCCTCGGCTTTATTTTCTGGGAGTATCCCGGACTGTAAGTACATGATGATGGGTGTCATCCATGACGTGGTTCCTGTTTGGATGACGCTGACTTCTCGGAGTGGCACAGACGGGTTACTTAAAACTTCTATTCGTACGTCTTTGGCTAGGTGCTGAAAACTTGTTGACGCAAGCTTGCTTAAGGCGTCTGCCGGCTTATTTTCGCTGCGGtttatgtggtgcaccttgtaaGAATAGAAAGTTTGCAGCAACGTCTTTGCCTGGTTGAGATAGAGTGCCATTATGTCGCCCTTGGCTTCGTATTGACCGTTGATTTGGCCTGCCACTAGCATGGAGTCCACATGTGCCTCAATATGTCGGACTCCCATTTTGATTGCTAAGCGCAAGCCGGCCAGAAAGGCTtcatactctgcctcgttatttgtgctcttGAAGTCTAGACGTATGGCGTAGGTGAACTCGTTTTTGTCTGGGCTCACTAGCCGCAGCCCCGCACCTGCCCCATCTTCGTTGGACGCGCCGTCAGTATACAGCATCCATGGTTCTTCGATTTGTTTTTTCTCTGCTTTCTCCATCGCCTTACACTCTCTGTCTTTGTCATCGGGGACTTCCGTCATGAAGTCTGCCAAAACTTGGCCTTTTATCGACGGTCGTGGTCTGAAGACTACGTTGAGTCCCCCTAGCTCTATCGCCCATTTGGCCAACCTTCCTGATATTTCCGGCCTTGCTAGGATATTCCCAATATTGTAATTTGTTAACACGTGGATGACGTGATTGGCGAAATATCGGCGTAGCCTTCTCGACGCGTGAATCAGTGCAAGGACCAGCTTTTCCATGATTGcgtatcttgtttctgggtcggtTAGGGTTCTGGACACATAATACACAGGTGTTTGGACACCTTGTCGATCAACCAGCAATACGGCACCGACGGCCCTGTCGGAAGCTGAGAGGTACAAAACCAAAGGTTCTcctttgtttggtgcggttagagttggcagcttgatgagacagtctttcatctcgcggaacgcactttctgcttccggagtccattggAATTGGGTTTTCTTCATGCAGTTTCGTAAGGTCTTGATGAATGGGAAGGATTTTGCCGCGTGATTTGCTAGGAATCGATTGAGGGCTGCCAATCGTCCTGCGAGCTTTTGCATATCTTTGATGCTTGCTGGTGAAGGCATCCTCTCTATGGCCTGGACCTTTTCTGGGTTCACCTTAAAACCATCTTTGGTGACTATGAAGCCCAGGAACTTTCCTTCCTCCATTCCAAATGAGCACTTTGCTGGATTCAGTTTGATGctcacgctgcgcagcgtgtTGAAGGTTTTCTGAATATTTACCAGCATTGCGCTCTCCTCCCTGCTCATGATTACCAGATCGTCCATGTATACCTCGATGTATTTACCGATGGCGTCACTAAATGTTTCGTTCATCAACCGTTGATACGTAGCACCGGCATTCTTTAAGCCGAACGGCATCTTGGTGTAGCAGTATAGCCCCGTTggcgtgcggaatgcggttttatcCTCGTCTTAAACGGCCATCTGGACCTGGTGGTATCCCTTGTAGCAATCCAGAAAACATTTCCACCGAAACGTTGCCAAAGAATCTATTTTCTCGTCTATGTCTGGCAACGCATAGCAGTCACGGGGGCATGCTTTGTTCAGATCCTTGTAGTCAACGCACATTCGCCAACTACCATTCGGTTTCTTCACCATAACTGGGCTTGCCACCCACGTTTGGTACCGGACTTCCCTGATGATTCCTGCGTTTAGCAGTTCTAACACTTGTTCCTTCATCGCATCatgtttgatgtcccccaggtgTCGTTTGGCATGCACTACTGGCTTCGCATCTTCTGCGACGTTTAACCGGTGCTCCGCTATAtgccgtggaacaccaaccatatcggccggtgtccaggcgaacacgtccatgttGTCATGCAGTAGTTTCTTTAGCGCCGCACGCGTTAGGTCAGACATTGCGGGTCCCAGAGTGACCGTTTGTTCCGGGTATGCGCTATTCAGTACCCATTTTTCTGCTTCTCTGCGCGGTGCGGGCTTGCTTGCTTTTGCCGGCCTGATTTCGTCTGTTGCTAGCACTTCCTTGCTTGCGTATATCAACGCAACGCCTGTTTCGGTTGGAAAGCCTATGGCAGAATGTGGTGCGGAACAGATCAtgctgaaatctccttgggattctcgtcCTAAGAGGATGTCATGTCTTGAATGTGCCGGTAGCACCATAAATGTGACTTCTTCAGTTCTTGAATTTCTCCCATCGGAAAGTAATACTGGGAAAGATATTTGTCCTAGGGGAAAGACGGCCTCATTGCAGAATCCGGTTAATGGGTAGTCAACCGGTTCCAGGCGCGCCTTATCCTCTTGGTCGAATTGATTGAAGCACTGTTCATATATGATGTCTGCGGTGCTTCCGGGATCAATAAAGATGTAATCTGTTTGGTAGTGGCCGATCACCCCTGGAATGACTATTGGCCGCTTTTCTCTTGGACCTCCCCTGACAACTGGGAATACTACTTGCTTCTCGCGCCATGAATCATCCTGCGCGCGTTTGTTGTAGTTTTTTCTTGGTCGCCGTGGTCCTCCTTGCACCATATGGGTTTCTAGCTTTCTGAGCTTCTTGTTGTCTGGACCTTCGTCTCTTCGTTGTATCTGGCGGTAATCGCGCTTTCCTCCTTTGACTAAGTGACCGAGCTTTCCGTCTCTTAGAGCTCTTTCGATTTCTTGTTTTAAGCTGAAGCAATCATCGGTCAAGTGGCCCGTGtctttgtggaattcacagaagagatttgggtcctgaccccttttgttgcgcatctgcAAAGGTGGTTTGAATTGATGGTTCTCTGTAGATAAAATTTCAGAAGGTGTTTTGGTTAGTGGAGTCCACTGCTTTTCTCTGTTTTCGCGCTttacttcttttcgatgtgcTATTTGATTGATCGTATAGCGTGCGTCGTCCCGTGGGGGGCTTCTTTCTCTGTTCCCAGAGGCCCTCCAGGGTTGATTTCTACCCCTTCTGTTGTTTCGATCGTGATGGTTGTGTGCGCGTTGACGGTGATCGTCACCGGTCAGTTGCCTATCGGTCTGCGCAATGGTTTTGGCTGcttcaatgaaggtttcccagtCTTTGGGTCCTCCATCGCGCCCTTTGATTCTTTTAACCAGATCGTCGCATTTGACTGCTCGCATGAAGTGTGCGCGCATCATCTTTTCCGGTATGTCTCCAATTTCCAAACATTCTTTGTTGTACCTCGTAATAAAATCCTCTACGCTTTCGTAGTCTTTTCGGTATATGTTCAGACAATCACCTGGGTCTCTGGCGTGTCTTCGCTGTTGAGAAAAGTGTGCTAAGAATTTTTCTCGGAAGtcgacccatgatttgatttTTCCAGCTGGTAAATTGTCGAACCAGATGCGTGCCGCACCAACGAAAGTTTGAGCGAACAAATGACACCATGTTGGTAGGTTCCAACCACCTGTTGCTCCCGCGCCTTTGAACACCTGGAGGTGATCATCTGGGTCCGTCAACCCATTGTATTTACCTACGTTGTGTGGTAACTTTGTTTTGTCGACGGCCGCGCACGCGATTTCTGgaataaattttgaattttcagccatgtccTCAGGACGATAGCTCAAAGTGAAGTCATGTTCTGCTTTGGAGTTGTACCCCGCGCGCTTGGTTGGTTTGTAAGCCTCGTGCTCTGGAGGAAGTCTGCTAAACACTGTGGACTCTGCCTTGTACGTTGGGTCGTCTTCCTCCTCTTCCCATTCCGTGTTCATGTTTCGTGCGCCCAAACGGGTTTGGATCGGCCTTCGTTGTTGATTGGAAGTTTGGACGAAGTTGCTCTCTGTTTCAGCATaggtatcgcgcgtgtcttgcaTGCTGGGTCTTCTGACCTGTTGCACTGGTTCTCTTTCTGGTCGTAAGTTCCACGCGTTTGTCTGCTGAGCCGtgtgtgtactcagagaccttggtTGTGGAGTTACGAATGCTGATTGGTTAGCCTGTGCTTGGAGCAAGGCTTGTTGTGCGCTGAGCTGCGTATAAACAAGGTTTATAGACGCCAtctgttcggcataccaggaagccagagtttttccttcgggtagccctagAAGTGCAGAATAgttgagttgtgcttgttccgatggcGCCGAAGGGCCTGGCCCATGGCTTACAGTCTGCATCGGTGGTGGGGTTTGATGTAACATCCCCGTTGGAGGTTGGAGAGCAGCCccgtttgtggtttgagtgatgaTTCTTGTTGGTGTTTGGAAAATGGGTCCAGTTGTGGTCTGGCTAGCAGCCCTGGACGCACTTCTAAAAATGGACGGAAACTCGTTGTTCAGCTGGCTTTCTTGGATGGTCTCGTTCCTTTGACCGCGTTGGACGTGTGccgtgtccgaaacgagttcaaaaGAAGAGATTTCTCCGTCAGCTGGGTGTGAATGATTCTGGTCTGCCATTTTCACGAGTGTTTTCTAAAAGAGAAAAAGAGGTGAGAGTGGTCTtgcaaaaaagcggatggcgccaatgttgaaacaatggttaacaccAAGGATAACCAAGGGGGTCGTTTcacttatggggttcaacctcttctcttgcTCGTATCAAAGGCCCGAGATCTgcaaacagtaaacaccgttagtctcgttaagaggggaaagggaggttttccctcttaaccaggctccggcgtgagaataagtactgttccgagatgaataaaacagtgtgtgtatagagtgagtaaagagagccaagatccttaacctgaatgatgaagggttctatttatagccggagggtgaagaaggaggaagcagctgtgccagctgtgggtgtgcgccagctgtccgaccaaggggaatatcctcttggtctgctctgtcaggGACGacgtagtggtacacgtggcgtcccTGCATTCGACGGTGTTGGGCACCTCGTACTGGTCATGTCAGTCctgctccctggattgtcgcagACCCATGTGGCTTCCAGTGTATGGTGCCACGTATTGTCCTTGATGTTGGGCGAGGCATCTTTGGTGCCAGCCGGGTCTTATCCGGGtgtcttctggaagcttctagaagATCCAGATGGTgtggatgccttgtgtgcacaaaaagtggtgtggtccctgccatgtaggcaggaaattgggaccatacctcttcaattTCCTTTTTTACTTTCCAAGGAATATCATTCAACTTAAAATCACACTTCATACGATAATTTTCAAAAAGTTGATGCACAAACATTAAAAGGAACAAAACTTAGATCCGAAGTCGATAACAAGACACACTTAACACACAACCCAAACACAAACGAAAACTCACATTCATAAACTTAAAAGCTTCATAATCATAactacattaaaattaaaaaacacacacatattCATCATTCAACTCCACACAACTCTTCAATCAAGCCTTGGTACCACGTCCTTCCTTCGCACCACCAACCGCACTGCCCGCATGAACCGCACCCTCCGGTCCGATATCATGAGCCTTATCCTGAATAGTCTGACCCACATCCTTAGTCTTCTGTCCAGTATACTCCACCAAATCCTGCAACCTTCTTTTCGCCGAGTCGACCTGCTCTGGCACCGTCCCGGTTATCTGCCTCAAACTATTCACCAAATACGACAACGAGCTCAGCCCGGTGAGCCCGAAAGTACCGGATGTTAAAAACCCGGCCACCGCAAGCCCTATCATCAGGACCGCAGGGACCAGGATCGGGCTGAAGATGACGAAAAGCGGGGTCGCAACAGCCAGCCCGATCATGGTCCCAACAAGGGTGATTCCAGCGAGCCCCAGAAGGGCTCCACCGACTGGCAGCAAGGCCATGACTGCCAACACTTTGCTCTTTGATGGGCCTTGTTGGTTTTGGTAGTGGGAGCGGTCGCCGAACCGGTCGATGCGTTGGTCATGGACGGTGTGAACTTGGACCTGCTGGGGGTGTCGGTCACGATCGTAAGTAGCCATGGATGAAGGTATTAGTGATCAACAAcagatgagagagagagatggtGAGATTTTGAGGGGTGTAACGGTGGTGTTAATAAAGAAGAAGAGGGTAGTGCATGGTGATGACACGTATGTGTGTACGTGGAGGAAATTGGGTTGCATGACGCACAAGTTTCATTGCTTTTGTTTCTGTA
Above is a window of Helianthus annuus cultivar XRQ/B chromosome 14, HanXRQr2.0-SUNRISE, whole genome shotgun sequence DNA encoding:
- the LOC110904071 gene encoding oleosin 16.4 kDa, encoding MATYDRDRHPQQVQVHTVHDQRIDRFGDRSHYQNQQGPSKSKVLAVMALLPVGGALLGLAGITLVGTMIGLAVATPLFVIFSPILVPAVLMIGLAVAGFLTSGTFGLTGLSSLSYLVNSLRQITGTVPEQVDSAKRRLQDLVEYTGQKTKDVGQTIQDKAHDIGPEGAVHAGSAVGGAKEGRGTKA